ataaatattaatatctctcatatcaacaaaataatcttcaaatttgtaacatttttctaaGAGTTTTTActtaagcattttaaaaacttagcatataaagttttatgtatttttatagagaataaaaatattaattaaagtgttTCACaagtacttaaaaaatttgtgttaatactgattttataaataaaataattataaacatacattttaGTACATATGTGCGTATAATACATGTGGTATTTTTTATtcggtatttttttacattataaatgtattttatattaaaactattatttactttgaattattatattaaattcaaaattcgatttcacaataataaataatataacacgtgtatataaattatgtacacatgcaaatacattaataaaaaaaattttaattcactttatattatttatctgtgtatgtacgtgtacatgtaacagatttatattcaaaagttaaatttttttcttaccttATTTACATATGTTTGTGATACGAAAgacagaaaaaagtaaatgtatGAATCAATATGGAAATAACATGCTCCGATATATATCAAGCCACATGCGACAAGATAACAAAACGGAATGTATAAGTTACCGGCATTAAGATTttatagaaagaaaataatgcttCATTATCTAACATTCAAAAACATACGTCTGATAAAATTGTGAACAATGCAACAGaatataactaatataatattttgacatataATGACAACAAAAAactcatatttttaaagtattctgCAAATAAATGATGACCAATAATTTATCGAGAATTCAAAGAACTTGCCATATGTCTGTCTACTTTCTGTCCTactgtcattataaaaataatagtacattatataactttttaatagagCATATATACTAaaacaattttgcattttattttgtaaagatATTCTGAGAGAATGTCATTGTAAGTTCCGTatggatattaaaataacagagGTAGATATAAAGAGTATGTAGCGAATAGTATCATTATCAGAAAGTTCTGATATATTCTGAAGATATTCAGTCTTCCTTCAAATCTTCATCATTTTCACTTGAGACGCGACAAGAGTTCAaacaatacttttaaaaattttatgaacaatttaatttaaaagtgacAGTAGATTAGAAGTTAAATGTAGATCTAAGTAATGCAAAGAGATCAGAAGTGCTTTGTGAGTGCATTGTACAAgtattatttgcaaataaaaagcttaacatcaaaaaatataatctcatAAAGTAATTTCGAAATTAATACTTTCAACTTATTCACATAATAAGTTATATccgtaaatataaatttatttcaacgtAATTTTAGTTAACTttgaaaattcaataatacaatttaataatatatattaaacataattatttgatattcaatatttatagttataaagttatattgtattctacaaaggaaaaaaatatttataaaatatcttaataaaacattaaaattgtaaaaaatatttataaaataaataaaatgtatttcacGTTTTAATGGCAAACaggattttattaaacaaattaagaagtagaattttaatttctataacacatctttttataatgttttttcagtaaatttattttattttatttctaaaatatgatctttatttttaaacaaaatgtttttataaaatgttaaaaaaataatattaataaatattaataataattgtgtatAGTATATACtcgcaaaattaaaaaggatTAAATGGGAGTGCTAAAATTTACGCTTCAAGTATGCACATTTGCTGGATGCTGGCAACCGAATTCATGGACATcgttatttaaacatttaatatataaaacatatgcaatgtttcttctttctgcattatttatattttcgatATCTCAATTTATGAACATCATAATAAATGTCGAAAATTCTGATGAATTCACCGATTCTTTATATATGATGTTGACCGTATCCGTCGCAGgctataaacaattttatgtgTGGATAAAGCGTAAAAATGTTATGATGATAATCAATATTCTTAACAAAAAACCTTTTGCAGTACGTGAATCACACGAACTAATGATTCGACAAAAATTTGACAGAATAGCACAGTAAGTATCATTAATTTCacgcataaataaattttttattttttaaatattttaaagtaatactATAATACAACGTATATGTATTTTGCATAgcaatttatacaaatagatatgcaacatataaatttaattttcttacttAAGGAAATTAACTACTCTACTATATTTCTCTTTAGAATAAACGAGatgttttttaagtaaaaatatacttaaaagaaaatattataatttaataaaataaaaataaagtttaataaactgtataattaaaaagaattaattaaaataattttttaaattattttataggaATAACACGTTGCGATATTTAAGTCTTATTACGGTGACAGTCATAATAGTAGTTGTGACGTCTGTTTTTACAGTATTCACGAATAGAAATTTGACATATAAGGCATGGGTGCCGTTTAACTATTCGTATCCTGCTTTATACGTTCTTGTTTATACTCATCAATTGATAGGCATGGGAACCTCCGGTTTTGTAAACGTTGCTTGCGACAGCATAATTTGCGGtcttttattacacatttgCTGCCAGCTTGAAATTTTGGAGTATCGATTGACAAAAGTAGTACATGGTGAAGATATTTTGCGTGACTGTATTTGTCATCACAACCGTATCTTTGAGTTGGTTccttatgtaattttgttactttaataaaaataaattacgtaaGAAAACATGGGGACATTTGATcgttttccttttaatttgataaaataattaaaataaatcaccAAATGCCCCTTCTGGGAGATTCAAAGTTGAAGACTTGATAAATTTACGTCCCCTTATGTTctaatttgtacaataaaagatataaaataatcaaactatattaaaaattttttataaaataaaacaagttacaaaatataactttaaacattaatcataaattatatttatcttgatAATACTTATCAGAGTCAAAAggattatacaataaataattaaataaataggtAACATTGCATACACATAATCaacttgaatattttattgtataattttaatctaatttaaacatttttgtaaaattttttttaatttttaatttcttacaaacataaataaataatgaaactaATTACATTcattaagaaaataacattgtatgtataattttacaatcttaataaaattaaacttttaacaaagattttaattatcttaagaatatacagggtgtcccaaaacatgcAGGTCAacactcgtaaaaaggtagaagggatcgagatgaacataaaagtccaatattgtcttgggttaagtcttgggttaggtccactaacaatcgaggtattaatttttcaaattatgcgaatgagagcgcgccgagggaaaagctcgagccataacacagaagaaaaaatctatcgtgaatgtagataagctttcattaatttactattcacaattacgatagaaattaattagattatttgcagattccatacgtcaatatctcgattattggtggacctaacccaaaacaatattggacttttatgttcatctcaatcccttctacctttttacgagcgttgatcCACATGTTTTTGGACACCCTGatcaaatataatcaaaataattacagaataATTATGTGTATGTAATGATGTTtccaaaatcaaattaataaaaattaagatcaaGTAGACCTTAATTTCTTATCACATTTTAGTCTTCCGTAAAGAATTCTTAAATTCGAAACAactaatattttgtacgtttaactaattaatttaaaaattgtaggtgaaataattttctaaagatagTATAGCAGGCATATTATAACTTACAAGAAACACTTATAAGTAATACGCAAATCTAGAATtgatgaataaaaaagaaaagaaatatgtgtgacaagaaacaattattgataaaatagtgCAGAAAAAGGCAATAAGCAATAggcaaaaaataagaaatataaagcaaaaagCATATTGTAGCATAgcctttaaaaataaaagtaatttgttcaaaaattacttttttataaagttactatttatcaaaatttggatttattttgctatagacaaaaatttaagttcTGCATTGCTGATCATGtgttttctttgaaaaaaattcttaaaaataatcttgaaaACAGCTTTCGGCAAACAACTCTCCCTTTGAAGAATAATCCTCGAAAGTAAAATACATCCACACAAATTCTATTGTTGTTGGTACTCAaccgttaaaataatatttaaagttatctgccattaaaaataaatatcgttagcaacgtaaaaaaatacaatccttctattgttaaaataacaaatatacagATCAAGTCTCCCAAAAGATCAAGTGTTTCCAGGTTTCCACAAAGTTTTTAGCAATTGTCCTTTAAGTAATTCAAaagtgattaaaatatatgtataataagtttcatcttaatttttatttacaaatttttttcaattttaaactaattctttatttactaaaaatttcaagaaatataaaaaattattttattgtttaattttgtaacaaaaacccaatttacgtataaatttaaaagtcagTCACAGAATACTGAGCCTATCTTATTTTTCATCGTAGATATGCGTACATGGTGAATAATATGTTCACGAAAATAATTGGTATACAATTCTCTGCAAGCATGTTGGTGATATGCTCGAATTTATATCGAATAGCAATGGCGAAGGATTctgtgatttttatttcattggtgATGTATACAGGATGTATATTAGcgcaaatttttatctattgttGGTTCGGAAACGAAGTCAGAGTAAAAGTATACTTTCTtacgataaattttgtaatataataatgttttatatatacatatgcatgtATAAATGCGCgtcattaaacataaataataaaaataatatgttgttAAAAGCACTGAGATAAATATTTCGattttataatgcaatatttctttttatctcgtAGAGTCTtcaatttatgaataatatttattatgatataGAGTGGTCGGTACTTAGCAATAGCAACAAAAAAGGTctcttaataattatgaagcGCGCAATGATTCCTATCGAATTCAGTAGCGCGTACATAATTACGATGAATCTCGACTCATTCGTAGCTGTTAGTATCAAACAATTAAGatcgatattattattaaatataataattaataaaaatcaatcttaatctgcaattttttacagttaCTTAAGATGTCATACTCGGCTTTCAACTTGTTGCATCAAACGcaagaataataatgtgattaataaaacacaagtcattatttatatttaatatgttataaaatataacgtatAATCTATATTAGAACATAAGATCCGGGTTTCATTAGTATCAACTAGATAATTTTCACATaacttgtataatatttataaaaattttcattgacATTAATTTCAGCATTTACAAAGCACCATGTTAATACTTAAAACTTTCTTTTactaatactaaaaataaaattcttacgagcattttatgatttttttttcagtaattcTTTGTATTCCTAACgtaatgttacattatttacattagcattaaaattatttaatttttatttaaacagtaagtaataaaattcgaTCTATTATCTGGTATCTTGAATAAACATTATGGATTAGGCCAAATGTTAAACAcgaaaaagttacatataaacaaaaacattaaaaaatgttttgtaataaataattatagtatttttCTTACCTCATTTATCTTCGTTGAAAAACAAGCTGCAAATTACAAAGTAtagttttataacataataattatatgtttcttttatttgcaTCTCATCTCGAtgcataattatgtaaatattataagataatagtatataaccatcaataaaaaatatattatcatatattcgAGTGTTTGgttcatattaaatattcataaaactCTTTcattaatcaatataattattataaattccttgatatacatatagctaatatgtatgtttatatatatatatatatatatatatatatataaatgtatattttttgtattaaaaacaaaatttagaaaatatatgtgtcaaaatttaatatcaaatttacttttcataaccacaaatttatttttcgtcAGTTCACAACAATTCTCGATCATTTCATCAAATACATATAGCATGATGTACAAaagataaagttttttttaatattacattatttcagTAATCCTTTGAGGTATTCTAGATTCacatttataaatcttaatcTAAGTAAGTTAaaagtctttatttatttccgcAAACTTCTTTCACATTAAAAGACAACCGCACTAGCAGACACATGCACACATAAATACACACATTATGTTTAAACAAATACTGAGCCTCCACGTAATACAAAAGTGAGCGTTAATTAACGAGCCATAAAATATTGGTCCATTATGTAGTCCGtacatatatcatattttaatgatataatcattataatatctttattataaaaaattatataactattaataataagtatacttgtacttttaattcttctttttaaataaaattgtaattgtcaTACTAGGATAATTCCAGCtcgtcaattaaaatttttctgttcatactttgcaaaaattacaTCTTTTTTGCTTGTATGTTAAAGTGTGtttaattcttgaatttattatttatcagaataattttacttattaactgttaaattaatagaaaataaaatttatatataatggttcgtatttttttacatatttataattaattgatcaCAATGATACGGAAGTGATCATTATACAAAAGATATTGATAGATCACAAGAAAATGGaagcgttttaattattataacatatgcGAATGTCATCGTTCCTCTAGGTTCAATTTGTAGATTGGTCTActgttgaatttattattcatggAAATGGTATTGGTCCTGACCTTCGTGTACTTTGGTCTCTTGTATCGCGTGCTCCAATGGAGATAGCTATACCATCCCGCTACCAAAACGCCTAATCCATTGCAAGTACAAGAAAAGATGAGGAGGATCGTCAGAATGCTTTCTACTTCGGGGCAATTAAGGTCCATATACCTAAAATGTACAGAATATCACTTTTACATATATTGCACATCACGCGATGCATAACTACATTCATTACGTCTGTAACGCTGCGTAatacagatttgaaaaaagtacaactaaaatgcttttttcaaaagttccctaaaaaatgtaatatacatatacacatttaaacttctacaattttttaggtaaattttaaaacatatagtGTAATTTTACCAATCCGTGCACAATTTTTTGGCATACCTGACTGCACCTTCGAGCGAATCAGACGGTTCGCCGCGTGGTCTGCATACGCACGTGGCATTTAATACTCGCGCCGGAGTGCATTCCAGTCCCATGAGACGTGACAAGTGTATCGCAGAGAATATGCATGCGCTCACACATGCGATGGTGGCTAGAACTGCCAAAAATACACTGACTACCTGTTCGTCGTAaagaaaatgacaaaaattataaagattaagaaatattaagaaatattaagaacaaaattatacaatatttttataggtaagtttatattaattattttatttatatcaatagtaAGACAAaatattcacacacacacacacacacacacacacacacacacacacacacacacacacacacacacacacacacacacacacacacacacacacacacacacacaaacacacacacaaacacacaaataaataaataaataaataaaaaatatataaataaataaaaataaaatttcaatttcttaatcaaattttctaatctaatattcttttgtattaaaatatttttaattaattgtcaatGCAGGAATATGTACTATTATAATACGatgtatgatatattatataaataaaatacaaatattgcattactttaataaagcaaaaaattatcgttGAGGAGTTGAATAATAACCAGTATAGCCTTGAgagtttttctgaaaaatctataattaattacaatgaGTCAGAATTCTTACGAACCTTCGTGGCGGAAAGACAAAATCCAGAAGTCAAAGCCGGATATTCCTTTTTAAAACAGCATAGAAGGCAAATTCCGAAGCTTCCAGACATCAAGAGCTgaagagattaaaataaaaaatgataaataattaaacgcaaaaaatattgtaaagaaatataataaagtgatAATATGCATACTTACGCGTTAGaaattatgtacataattttagtggttattataaatgatattgtgaataatataaataataaaaaatattgttagtataatattcttattaaaaagataatagaatattaatttttattccataCTTACCTTTAGTTAGTTAAGGGTTAAGCTTTATATAAgcatatgttaatttatattaaaaatgtacgaaaaaatATCCAAAACTATTAAACTCTGATGCAGTCGCCAAAAACCATAAATAACCATCCACTCCATAAAATCACTTtgacttaaaattattatgtacgaGTGTATCAAAAGCGATAATACCCACATCCTTCTTGTTTAAAAGCatgattacattattttaaaatacatatataaatctaattaCATATCCTGCCAGTGCGCCTATTCTAGCAAACTCAGCTTGTTAAATAAGCGAAGATTGTCATTCCGTATTATTCTTACATCATCAtggtaataaaatacaaatctaatcgtcgtataaaattattgcacttACAGGCATGCCGCTCCAATACGGATTGTCCGTGACCGGCAGGTGTCGTGCCCAAAGCAACAACCATAATGACAGGGAAATTACTGCGACGCCGATGATAGTCTGCAATGCCGCCAGGCATCGAGCTAATCGTCGATGGTAGATCAAAGGAGGTAAAATCTTCTCTGGGCCTAAAAATACAAACCTACTTTTTAACTCTCGTACTACGTACCGTATCGTTTTCGTAATACCGCGGATACGATTAGAATAATGATcgctaatttattataaatttattaaaaaatcgtttCGTGGatgattacattttaaataatttttaatagtcaCCGTATTGTgtacttaaatttattcattctaaaaatatgaggtaatatctaaaatagtcattttctaaaaaaaatagattaaattaaattaaattagattaagTTAGATAAAACtgaatttaaacataaaggGAATAAACCGTCGTATCGCTGTCTTCTATCGTGATTCATATCCTTTCTTAGTCATCGTAGGATTATTCCGCGGAGGAAAAGTCGGTAATTTGGTA
This sequence is a window from Monomorium pharaonis isolate MP-MQ-018 chromosome 3, ASM1337386v2, whole genome shotgun sequence. Protein-coding genes within it:
- the LOC105832034 gene encoding odorant receptor 46a isoform X1 translates to MGVLKFTLQVCTFAGCWQPNSWTSLFKHLIYKTYAMFLLSALFIFSISQFMNIIINVENSDEFTDSLYMMLTVSVAGYKQFYVWIKRKNVMMIINILNKKPFAVRESHELMIRQKFDRIAQNNTLRYLSLITVTVIIVVVTSVFTVFTNRNLTYKAWVPFNYSYPALYVLVYTHQLIGMGTSGFVNVACDSIICGLLLHICCQLEILEYRLTKVVHGEDILRDCICHHNRIFEYAYMVNNMFTKIIGIQFSASMLVICSNLYRIAMAKDSVIFISLVMYTGCILAQIFIYCWFGNEVRVKSLQFMNNIYYDIEWSVLSNSNKKGLLIIMKRAMIPIEFSSAYIITMNLDSFVAVSIKQLRSILLLNIIINKNQS
- the LOC105832034 gene encoding odorant receptor 46a isoform X2, which translates into the protein MGVLKFTLQVCTFAGCWQPNSWTSLFKHLIYKTYAMFLLSALFIFSISQFMNIIINVENSDEFTDSLYMMLTVSVAGYKQFYVWIKRKNVMMIINILNKKPFAVRESHELMIRQKFDRIAQNNTLRYLSLITVTVIIVVVTSVFTVFTNRNLTYKAWVPFNYSYPALYVLVYTHQLIGMGTSGFVNVACDSIICGLLLHICCQLEILEYRLTKVVHGEDILRDCICHHNRIFEYAYMVNNMFTKIIGIQFSASMLVICSNLYRIAMAKDSVIFISLVMYTGCILAQIFIYCWFGNEVRVKSLQFMNNIYYDIEWSVLSNSNKKGLLIIMKRAMIPIEFSSAYIITMNLDSFVALLKMSYSAFNLLHQTQE
- the LOC105832030 gene encoding uncharacterized protein LOC105832030 isoform X3; translated protein: MQTEEEIQYAPRSRPVSFYDNYKDVSVMPPCVTSAMSVGNLSQVRDGNDTTTVSQSNNNNSINSSNNNNNNRVSNAVSAGNVSKIHTAKVTGAVSTGNIGRICRGDKEKELGRAPSMANCLSTTVPVNLAASQIAGRHTPTRNSLRHSRMIVMHRSGHRPEKILPPLIYHRRLARCLAALQTIIGVAVISLSLWLLLWARHLPVTDNPYWSGMPLLMSGSFGICLLCCFKKEYPALTSGFCLSATKVVSVFLAVLATIACVSACIFSAIHLSRLMGLECTPARVLNATCVCRPRGEPSDSLEGAVRYMDLNCPEVESILTILLIFSCTCNGLGVLVAGWYSYLHWSTRYKRPKYTKVRTNTISMNNKFNSRPIYKLNLEER